Proteins from one Sphaeramia orbicularis chromosome 17, fSphaOr1.1, whole genome shotgun sequence genomic window:
- the sec62 gene encoding translocation protein SEC62 gives MAERRRHKKRIQEVSEPTKEEKAVAKYLRFNCPTKSTNMMGHRVDYFIASKAVDCLLDSKWAKAKKGEEALFTTRESVVDYCNRLLKKQFFHRALKVMKKKLEKDTKKEKEKDKDKEKIKSDSSKEEEKKGKKEKEKKKESETGESKKDKNDDSPGTPKKKKEVKKKFKLEPHEDQLFLDGNEVYVWIYDPVHFKTFAMGLILVIAVIAATLFPLWPAEMRVGVYYLSVAAGCFVASILLLAVARCILFLIIWLVTGGRHHFWFLPNLTADVGFIDSFRPLYTHEYKGPRSSSKKALDKADDKSGDSIASIKAQKSDSDEKSDSEKKDADDEEEDEDEESKEAGPEEGKEAEEEETGGERNSDTDSDRREDEGSQHSNGNDFEMITREELEQHTEEEEEGEEEDKETQERKEGSGSETKPQTVET, from the exons ATGGCGGAGCGCAGGAGGCATAAGAAACGGATCCAG GAGGTGAGTGAGCCCACCAAGGAGGAAAAGGCAGTGGCCAAGTACCTCCGCTTCAACTGCCCCACCAAGTCCACAAACATGATGGGCCACCGAGTGGACTACTTCATTG CTTCTAAGGCAGTTGACTGTTTACTGGACTCCAAGTGGGCCAAGGCAAAGAAAGGAGAGGAGGCGCTTTTCACCACCAGGGAATCTGTGGTGGATTACTGCAACAG GCTCCTAAAGAAACAGTTTTTCCATCGAGCTCTCAAAGTAATGAAGAAAAAACTTGAGAAAGACAccaagaaagagaaggagaaagacaaagacaaagagaagaTCAAGAGTGACAGCagtaaagaggaggagaaaaaaggaaagaaggagaaagagaagaagaaggagtctGAAACTGGGGAAAGCAAGAAAGACAAGAAT GATGACAGTCCTGGAACCCCTAAAAAGAAGAAAGAGGTAAAGAAGAAGTTTAAACTGGAGCCCCATGAGGATCAGCTGTTTCTGGATGGAAATGAG GTATATGTGTGGATTTATGATCCTGTTCATTTCAAGACGTTTGCCATGGGACTGATCCTCG TCATTGCAGTGATAGCAGCCACGCTGTTCCCACTTTGGCCAGCAGAAATGCGCGTGGGAGTGTACTATCTAAGTGTTGCAGCCGGCTGCTTTGTGGCCAGTATATTGCTCCTTGCTGTTG CCCGCTGCATCCTCTTCCTGATCATCTGGTTAGTGACTGGTGGACGCCACCACTTCTGGTTCCTCCCCAACCTGACAGCAGATGTGGGTTTCATCGACTCCTTCAGGCCGCTATACACGCATGAATACAAGGGTCCACGAAGCAGTTCTAAGAAAGCCTTAGACAAGGCAGACGACAAGTCCGGGGACAGCATCGCCTCCATCAAGGCCCAAAAGTCGGACAGTGACGAGAAATCAGACAGCGAGAAGAAGGACGCAGACgacgaggaggaggatgaggacgaAGAGAGCAAAGAGGCGGGGCCGGAGGAGGGTAaagaagcagaggaggaggaaacgGGCGGAGAACGGAACTCAGACACAGACAGCGACCGAAGGGAAGACGAAGGCTCGCAGCACAGCAACGGAAACGACTTTGAGATGatcaccagggaggagctggaGCAGCAcacggaggaggaagaggagggggaggaggaagacaaGGAGACGCAAGAGAGGAAAGAGGGCAGTGGGAGTGAGACTAAACCCCAGACTGTTGAAACATAA